In Corvus cornix cornix isolate S_Up_H32 chromosome 28, ASM73873v5, whole genome shotgun sequence, one genomic interval encodes:
- the LOC104697000 gene encoding granzyme E-like: protein MSLTSVVSWSLVSGYKTLLGAGRDPRCSPTSKGSTEAQKAMMEHLQTLLLPLLLVMCPPVSTTPSIAGYPWSWRERGGEAKPPSRTHPTPYMAYVQGKDSHFCGGFLVAPGWVMTAAQCLVHKPLTVILGAHTLQRREESWQTFEVKEYHCHPDFTSPKKGNDILLLKLNGNATSNSHVRPISFEKSKVRGGTECSVAGWGYRTPAVSLREATVTIIKQRDCLSHYPGLADNLICGRSKSAGVPEKGDAGDPLVCNNKAYGIFSYRHNNWPGFYTHITPYLSWVNSVMKSA from the exons ATGAGTCTAACTTCTGTGGTTTCCTGGAGTCTGGTGTCAGGCTATAAAACcttgctgggagcaggaagagACCCCAGATGCAGCCCCACCTCTAAGGGATCCACTGAAGCCCAGAAGGCCATGATGGAGCACCTGCAGACActcctgctccccctcctgCTGGTGATGTGCCCCCCAGTCAGCACCA CCCCATCCATTGCAGGTTatccctggagctggagggagagaggaggagaagccaAGCCACCCTCCAGGACACACCCCACACCCTACATGGCCTATGTGCAGGGGAAGGACAGCCACTTCTGCGGAGGCTTCCTCGTGGCCCCCGGCTGGGTGATGACGGCGGCTCAGTGCCTTGT CCACAAACCTCTGACTGTCATCCTGGGAGCCCACACACTccaaaggagagaggaaagctgGCAAACCTTCGAGGTCAAGGAGTATCACTGCCACCCAGATTTTACAAGTCCTAAGAAGGGAAATGACATCCTCTTGCTGAAG CTGAATGGCAATGCCACCAGCAACAGCCACGTCAGGCCCATTTCCTTTGAGAAATCCAAAGTTCGTGGTGGGACCGAGTGCAGCGTGGCCGGCTGGGGCTACAGGACACCCGCTGTCTCCTTACGTGAGGCCACTGTCACCATCATCAAACAAAGGGACTGCCTCAGCCACTACCCAGGACTCGCTGACAACTTGATTTGTGGCCGCAGCAAATCCGCTGGGGTACCTGAGAAG GGTGATGCCGGGGATCCGCTGGTCTGCAACAACAAAGCCTACGGCATCTTCTCCTACAGGCACAACAACTGGCCTGGGTTCTACACTCACATCACTCCTTACCTTTCCTGGGTCAACAGTGTCATGAAGTCAGCATGA
- the S1PR4 gene encoding sphingosine 1-phosphate receptor 4, which produces MNAPVLSRLVNRSLLLPLDSAQHAELRLDLLGTKASCLQLAAMRNVNIILQHYNFSGKLTNRQSGDERMGLVRTTFAIISSIIILENLLVLLAVLRRLRARRWVYSCIASITVSDLLAGIAYLSNLCLSGRKTFQLSPQLWFLREGILFITLAASTFSLLVTAIERYSTMVRPIAENEASKTLRLRGLIVSCWLLAFVIGLLPLLGWNCLCDFQACSVLLPLYSKNYILFSVVMFSIILLGIIGLYISIFHLVQASSKQTSSRHSRRRSLRLLKTVLMILGAFILCWSPLFVLLLFDVFCEPGACTHLHSLDWTLALALLNSGVNPIIYSLRSVEIRRAVGSLLCCCCVRVGLCKPGSCLVISDINSGSSTESSLRYRESFRSSVAWNARPRAPLSSNSSMMSNLPSL; this is translated from the coding sequence ATGAATGCTCCAGTGCTGAGCCGGCTGGTGAATCgctccctcctccttccactGGACTCTGCTCAACATGCCGAGCTCAGACTCGACCTGCTCGGCACGAAagcctcctgcctgcagctggctgcCATGAGGAACGTGAACATCATCCTGCAGCACTACAACTTCTCAGGCAAGCTCACCAACCGGCAGTCTGGGGACGAGCGCATGGGGCTGGTCCGCACCACCTTTGCCATCATCAGCAGCATCATCATCCTGGAGaacctgctggtgctgctggccgTGCTGCGCCGCCTGCGGGCCCGGCGCTGGGTCTACTCCTGCATCGCCAGCATCACCGTCAGCGACCTGCTGGCAGGGATCGCCTACCTCTCCAACCTCTGCCTCTCGGGCAGGAAGACCTTCCAGCTCTCCCCTCAGCTCTGGTTCCTGCGGGAGGGCATCCTCTTCATCACCTTGGCTGCCTCCACCTTCAGCCTGCTGGTGACGGCCATCGAGCGCTACAGTACCATGGTGAGGCCGATTGCCGAGAACGAAGCCAGCAAGACCCTGCGCCTGCGTGGCCTCATCgtgtcctgctggctgctggcctTCGTCATCGGGCTGCTCCCGCTGCTGGGCTGGAACTGCCTCTGTGACTTCCAGGCCTGCTCGGTGCTCCTGCCTCTCTACTCCAAGAACTACATCCTTTTCTCTGTGGTCATGTTCAGCATCATCCTCCTGGGTATCATCGGCCTCTACATCTCCATCTTCCATCTGGTGCAGGCCAGTTCCAAGCAAACCAGCTCTCGGCACAGCCGCAGACGCTCCTTGCGCTTGCTGAAGACTGTGCTGATGATCCTGGGGGCCTTCATCCTCTGCTGGAGTCCCCTCtttgtcctgctgctctttgaTGTCTTCTGTGAGCCCGGGGCCTGCACCCACCTGCACAGCCTGGACTGGACCCTGGCTCTGGCCTTGCTGAACTCGGGGGTCAATCCCATCATTTATTCCCTGCGGAGTGTAGAGATTCGCCGTGCCGTGGGgagcctgctgtgctgctgctgtgtcagggTTGGGCTCTGCaagcctgggagctgcctggtCATCTCAGACATCAATTCTGGCTCGTCCACGGAGAGCTCCCTGCGCTACCGGGAGAGCTTCCGCAGCTCCGTGGCGTGGAACGCTCGGCCCAGGGCGCCTCTCTCCAGCAACTCCAGCATGATGAGCAACCTCCCCAGTCTGTGA
- the LOC104696999 gene encoding mast cell protease 1A-like has product MCQPRPLPALLLLLCCPWASASALRGQIVGGHEAQPHSHPYMAYLKIQGEGVCGGFLVAPDWVMSAAHCMGNITVILGAHNIHKPEKTQQVRGVLKYHEHPEYNPSTMYNDIMLLQLTSKATLNDYVQTVPLPKTGSDLPTGTKCMIAGWGRIDEDRATNKLFETRVSIYSRRKCILFYPHLDSGMVCAGSFHELKDSSQGDSGGPLVCNKVAQGIVSFGYDSPPGVYTRISNYLPWIKKVMKK; this is encoded by the exons ATGTGCCAGCCACGGccgctgccagccctgctgctcctgctctgctgcccatgGGCCAGTGCCA GTGCTCTGCGGGGTCAGATTGTGGGTGGCCACGAGGCGCAGCCCCACTCCCACCCGTACATGGCGTACCTGAAGATACAAGGGGAAGGGGTCTGTGGGGGCTTCCTGGTGGCCCCTGACTGGGTGATGTCAGCTGCACACTGCATGGG GAATATCACAGTCATCCTGGGGGCTCACAACATCCACAAacctgaaaaaacccagcaggttCGGGGAGTCCTCAAGTACCACGAGCACCCTGAATACAACCCCAGCACGATGTACAACGACATCATGCTGCTCCAG cTAACCTCAAAGGCCACTCTCAATGACTACGTCCAGACGGTCCCACTGCCCAAGACCGGCAGCGACCTCCCCACGGGCACCAAGTGCATGATCGCCGGCTGGGGTCGGATCGATGAGGACAGGGCCACCAACAAGCTCTTTGAGACCAGAGTCTCCATCTACAGCCGCAGGAAATGCATCCTCTTCTACCCACACCTCGACTCTGGCATGGTCTGTGCTGGCAGCTTCCACGAGCTGAAGGATTCCAGCCAG GGAGATTCCGGTGGGCCCCTGGTATGCAATAAAGTGGCGCAAGGCATTGTTTCCTTTGGCTATGACTCCCCACCCGGGGTCTACACCCGCATCTCCAACTACCTGCCCTGGATCAAAAAAGTCATGAAGAAGtag
- the NCLN gene encoding nicalin produces the protein MLEEASEVLESVLKASCLPLSVLLFVPAVLLLLGPPPAAEAAHEFTVYRMQQYELGGQPYGTRSAVLNTEARTVEADVLSRRCVMMRLWTSPTSSDQKALRQSAGAVVIILPRSISSVPQDVVRQFMEIEPEMLAMETIVPVYFAVEDEELLSIYEQTRAASASQGSASAAEVLLHTATANGFQMVTSGAQSKAINDWLIPSVEGRLTGLGGEDLPTVVIVAHYDSFGVAPWLSHGADSNGSGISVLLELARLFSRLYTYRRTHAGYNLLFFASGGGKFNYQGTKRWLEDNLDHTDSSLLQDNVAFVLCLDTLGRGNSLHLHVSKPPKEGTLQHAFLRELEMVIASQFPEVKFSMVHKKINLAEDMLAWEHERFAIRRLPAFTISHLESHRDSLRNSIMDRRARIDTKALTRNTQIIAEALTRVIYNLTEKGAPADMQIFTDQMQIQQEQLESVMDWLSSQPRAAQLIDKDSTFLNTLEYYMGRYLKDVKQHHVKADKRDPEFVFYDQLKQVMNAYRVKPAIFDLLLAVCIAAYLGVAYVAVQHFGLLYKMIQRLSLKTKQQ, from the exons aTGCTGGAGGAGGCGAGCGAGGTGCTGGAGTCGGTGCTGAAGGCCTCGTGCCTCCCGCTCAGCGTCCTGCTCTTCGTGCCCGCcgtgctcctgctcctggggccgccgcccgccgccgaGGCGGCGCACGAGTTCACGGTCTACCGCATGCAGCAGTACGAGCTGGGCGGACAGCCCTATG GCACCAGGAGCGCGGTGTTGAACACGGAGGCACGCACCGTGGAAGCAGACGTGCTGAGCCGCCGCTGCGTCATGATGCGGCTGTGGACTTCTCCTACGAGCAGTGACCAGAAGGCTCTCCGCCAGTCAGCCGGGGCTGTGGTGATCATCTTGCCACGATCCATCTCCTCTGTCCCCCAGGATGTTGTGCGG CAATTCATGGAGATAGAGCCTGAAATGCTTGCTATGGAAACCATTGTGCCAGTCTACTTTGCAGTGGAAgatgaggagctgctgtctATCTATGAACAAACACGGGCTGCTTCTGCATCACAGGgctctgcctcagctgcagAAG TTCTGCTGCACACGGCAACTGCCAATGGCTTCCAGATGGTGACCAGCGGGGCTCAAAGCAAAGCTATCAATGACTGGCTCATCCCCAGTGTGGAG GGAAGGCTGACAGGGTTGGGTGGAGAAGACTTGCCCACTGTTGTGATAGTTGCCCACTATGATTCCTTTGGAGTGGCTCCA TGGCTGTCCCATGGGGCTGACTCCAATGGCAGCGGaatctcagtgctgctggaactGGCCAGGCTGTTCTCTCGGCTCTACACCTACAGAAGGACCCATGCTGG GTATAACTTGCTGTTCTTTGCATCTGGAGGTGGCAAGTTTAATTATCAAGGAACTAAGCGGTGGCTGGAGGACAATTTGGACCACACTG attccagcctgctgcaggaCAACGTAGCATTTGTTCTCTGCCTTGACACTCTGGGCAGAGGCAATAGCCTTCATCTTCATGTCTCAAAGCCTCCCAAGGAGGGGACCTTGCAGCATGCATTTCTGAGAGAACTGGAGATG GTTATTGCCAGCCAGTTCCCAGAGGTGAAGTTTTCCATGGTGCACAAGAAGATCAACCTGGCTGAGGACATGCTGGCGTGGGAGCACGAGCGGTTCGCAATCCGGCGCTTGCCGGCGTTCACCATCTCCCACCTGGAGAGCCACCGGGACAGCCTGCGCAACAGCATCATGGACAGGAG GGCACGAATAGACACTAAAGCACTGACCAGGAATACTCAGATCATTGCTGAGGCTTTGACAAGGGTCATCTACAATCTAACAGAAAAG GGAGCACCTGCAGATATGCAGATTTTCACAGATCAGATG cagatcCAGCAGGAGCAACTGGAGTCAGTGATGGACTGGCTGAGCAGtcagcccagggctgcccagcTGATTGATAAAGACAGCACCTTCCTTAACACCTTAGAATATTATATGGGACGCTACCTGAAGGATGTCAAGCAGCATCATGTGAAGGCAGACAAACg GGACCCTGAGTTTGTTTTCTATGACCAGCTGAAGCAGGTGATGAATGCATACAG GGTCAAGCCAGCAATCTTTGACCTGCTTCTGGCTGTCTGTATTGCAGCCTACCTTGGCGTTGCCTATGTTGCAGTGCAG CACTTTGGTCTCCTTTACAAGATGATACAGAGATTATCCCTTAAAACCAAGCAGCAGTGA